From the Streptomyces sp. Sge12 genome, the window CGTTGTGCGTCCAGTACACGCCCGGGTGGATCCGGCTGGCGGCCAGGCCGCTCGACTCCTTGATCCGCGGATCGGAGATGGTGAAGGAGGACGCGGCGGGGGTGTCCGCCGCGACGGCCGGGCCCGGCAGCACGGCGAGGGCGGCGGCGACGGCGGCGGTCACGGCAACGGCGGCCGACGCGGCGGCGGACGGCAGGGGCAGGCGCATTCCCCCAGCCTGCCAGTACGTGCCGCGTGTCCGGCGTCACAGGGGTTTCTGTCGCGCGATCCGCGATGATGACCGGATGCGTTTCATGTTCGTCGGCGACTCCATGACCATCGGACGCGCCGGCGACTACACCTGGCGCTACCGGATGTGGCAGCACCTCAGCTCAACCCTCGGCGGTCCCCACCGGATCGTCGGTCCGCGCTGCGAGCTGTACGACACCGTCGCCGACACGCCCACCAGCCACGCCTACGCCGACCCGGGCTTTCCGGAGCACGCCCGCCGCCATCTGGCCGGCTGGGGCGAGGGCTGGCAGCACATGGCCCCCCTGATAGGCCCGGCGGTCGCCGCCACCGGCGCCGACGTCCTGCTGGTCTCCCTCGGGCTGATCGACCTCGGCTTCTACACCGACGCCGAGCAGACGGCCGTCAACGCCCGCCGGTTCGTGGCGGAGGCCCGCGCCGCCGGGCCCGGCGTCCGGATGGTCCTGCTGCCGGTCATCCCGAACAGCCGGGCCGAGGAGGACGCGCCCTTCGCGGCGGAGGTGGCCCGCTTCAACGAGCTCCTCGCGAAGGCGGTCGCCGACCTGACGACCGAGGCCTCGCCGATCCTGCTGGCCGCGCGCCCGGACGCGTACGACATCCACCGCGACACCTACGACGGCACTCACCCGAACGCCTCCGGCGAGCACCGGCTGGCGGGCGAGTTCGCGGCGGTCCTGCACCAGGCGTGGGGGATCGGCGGGCCCTACCGGCCCGCGC encodes:
- a CDS encoding GDSL-type esterase/lipase family protein gives rise to the protein MRFMFVGDSMTIGRAGDYTWRYRMWQHLSSTLGGPHRIVGPRCELYDTVADTPTSHAYADPGFPEHARRHLAGWGEGWQHMAPLIGPAVAATGADVLLVSLGLIDLGFYTDAEQTAVNARRFVAEARAAGPGVRMVLLPVIPNSRAEEDAPFAAEVARFNELLAKAVADLTTEASPILLAARPDAYDIHRDTYDGTHPNASGEHRLAGEFAAVLHQAWGIGGPYRPAQGL